CCCACCTCGGGTCAACTCTATATTGTGGATACCTTTTTGGTGGTGGTGTTTGGTGGCGCATCCAGTTTGTTAGGCACCATTGCATCGGCATTCAGTATTTCGCAAGCGCAATCCACCATGGAATTTTTTATGAGTGGGTCTATGTCCAAAGTATTAACGCTGTTGTTTGTGGTGGTGATTTTAATGCTGCGCCCACAGGGTTTGTTCACACTCAAAGTGCGTCGTTAACAGGAGCCGATCATTATGTCGCGTTTACTATCGAGTCAAGCTATGTCGTCATTCCTGCCCAAAAAAGACCTGCTCGGATTTGCGGTGTTGGCACTTATCCTGGTTGTAGTCTTGCCACTGTCGCTGGATATTTTTCGCCTTAATCTGGTGGGCAAATATTTAACCTACGCCTTTGTGGCGGTGGGGTTGGTGTTGTGTTGGGGGTACGGCGGGATTTTGAGTTTGGGGCAGGGCGTGTTTTTTGGTTTGGGCGGCTATGCCATGGCGATGTTTTTAAAGCTGGAAGCCTCTGATCCGGAAAGCACCAAAATTCAGTCCACGCCGGGCATTCCCGACTTTATGGACTGGAACCAAATTACGGAATTGCCTTTTTTCTGGCAGCCCTTCCACAGTTTAGGTTTCACGCTATTGGCGATTATTGTGTTGCCGAGCATTCTCGGTTACATCATTGGTGTTGCTATGTTTAAACGCCGTGTTGGCGGTGTGTATTTTGCGATTATTACCCAAGCATTTGCAGCGATCCTGACGATTTTGATTATCGGCCAGCAGGGTTATACCGGCGGTGTTAATGGCATGACTGATTTGCGCACCTTACATGGCTGGGACATTCGCACCGACAGCGCGAAATACGTATTTTATTTCCTCTGCGTATTTATGTTGTTTGTGTGCCTATTGATTGCGCAA
The nucleotide sequence above comes from Cellvibrio sp. PSBB023. Encoded proteins:
- the urtC gene encoding urea ABC transporter permease subunit UrtC, producing MSRLLSSQAMSSFLPKKDLLGFAVLALILVVVLPLSLDIFRLNLVGKYLTYAFVAVGLVLCWGYGGILSLGQGVFFGLGGYAMAMFLKLEASDPESTKIQSTPGIPDFMDWNQITELPFFWQPFHSLGFTLLAIIVLPSILGYIIGVAMFKRRVGGVYFAIITQAFAAILTILIIGQQGYTGGVNGMTDLRTLHGWDIRTDSAKYVFYFLCVFMLFVCLLIAQFIRKSKLGRLLVAMRDKEDRVRFSGYDVSNFKIFVFCVGAIFAAIGGALFTLQVGFMSPTLVGIVPSIEMVIFCAVGGRLSIIGAVYGALAVNFAKTSFSESFPELWLFAMGGLFIAVVMAFPNGLAGLYNTYAAPKVDALFAKFFNKKSLTTTPPEGALTEPKKNGGIKKTPAVTAESRSIPQGAIHEPQ